One stretch of Hymenobacter chitinivorans DSM 11115 DNA includes these proteins:
- the porD gene encoding type IX secretion system protein PorD, translating to MRKILLPLLFVLTLLARPSQAQELLADVQITTENVNVSDRQLILQMKNDIQAFLNTRSWTNQTYRPEERIKCRIFIGITAIPQTGTFEATARIVSTRPVYGTSYETNLLSFADKRWAFNYSPQNPIDYSENTFVSNLSSLLSFYAYVIIGMDQDSFAKLGGSPYYDRARNILNNAANQNVTNESDPAWKDGESRNRYWLLNNLQDPQLEAIRTGIYNYYRQGLDIFIQKPDEARASMVTALQGVQQAAIRRPGTLLARAFFDTKSDEISNIFRSAQDPQMKQQVVTMLSEVDPTNSAKYEKIMRQP from the coding sequence ATGCGTAAGATTCTGCTGCCGCTGCTGTTTGTGCTTACCCTGCTGGCCCGCCCCAGTCAGGCCCAGGAGCTCCTGGCCGACGTGCAGATAACCACCGAAAACGTCAACGTGTCGGACCGGCAGCTGATTCTGCAGATGAAGAACGACATTCAGGCGTTTCTCAATACCCGCTCCTGGACCAACCAAACCTACCGGCCCGAGGAGCGCATCAAGTGCCGCATTTTCATTGGCATCACGGCCATTCCCCAGACCGGCACCTTCGAGGCCACGGCTCGGATTGTGTCGACGCGGCCGGTGTACGGCACCAGCTACGAAACCAACCTGCTCTCGTTTGCCGACAAGCGCTGGGCCTTCAACTACTCGCCCCAGAACCCGATTGACTACTCGGAAAACACGTTTGTGTCGAACCTGTCGTCCTTGCTGAGCTTCTACGCCTACGTCATTATTGGCATGGATCAGGACAGCTTTGCCAAGCTCGGCGGCTCACCTTATTACGACCGGGCCCGCAACATTCTCAACAACGCGGCCAACCAGAACGTGACCAACGAATCGGACCCGGCCTGGAAGGATGGGGAGTCGCGCAACCGTTACTGGCTGCTCAACAACCTGCAGGACCCCCAGTTGGAGGCCATCCGCACCGGTATTTACAACTATTACCGCCAGGGCCTGGACATCTTTATTCAGAAACCCGACGAAGCCCGCGCCAGCATGGTGACGGCCCTGCAGGGCGTGCAGCAAGCCGCTATTCGCCGGCCCGGTACCCTGCTGGCCCGGGCGTTTTTCGACACCAAGTCGGACGAAATTTCCAATATTTTCCGCTCCGCCCAGGATCCGCAAATGAAGCAGCAAGTCGTCACCATGCTTTCGGAAGTGGATCCTACCAACTCGGCTAAGTACGAAAAGATTATGCGCCAGCCCTAA
- a CDS encoding flavoprotein encodes MPLQGRKIILGVCGSIAAYKSAMLVRLLVKAGAEVQVILTASAAAFVTPLTLGTLSKKPVLTGFLRDEAAGEWHNHVELGLWADALVIAPASANTVAQLANGHCPNLLAAVYLSARCPVFLAPAMDLDMYVHPAVTHNFERLRSFGNHVLESPVGELASGLSGPGRMLEPEDIVRELERFFGADSE; translated from the coding sequence ATGCCGCTGCAAGGCCGCAAGATCATTCTGGGCGTGTGCGGCAGCATTGCCGCCTACAAATCAGCCATGCTGGTGCGGCTCCTGGTAAAGGCCGGCGCCGAGGTGCAAGTCATTCTGACGGCCTCGGCGGCGGCCTTTGTCACGCCCCTTACGCTGGGTACGCTCTCCAAAAAGCCCGTTCTAACGGGCTTTTTGCGTGACGAAGCCGCCGGGGAGTGGCACAACCACGTGGAGCTGGGCCTCTGGGCCGACGCCCTGGTTATTGCCCCGGCCAGCGCCAACACCGTGGCCCAGCTGGCCAACGGCCACTGCCCCAACCTGCTGGCAGCCGTGTACCTGTCGGCCCGCTGCCCGGTGTTCCTGGCCCCGGCCATGGACCTGGATATGTACGTGCACCCGGCCGTGACCCATAACTTCGAGCGCCTGCGTAGCTTCGGCAACCACGTGCTGGAGTCGCCGGTGGGGGAGTTGGCCAGTGGACTGTCGGGCCCCGGCCGCATGCTGGAGCCCGAGGACATCGTGCGGGAGCTGGAGCGGTTCTTCGGTGCAGATAGCGAATAG
- a CDS encoding outer membrane protein assembly factor BamD: MLSFRPTFFVLLLSALLLGSCTGYQKLLKSGDVNKKYEAAVQYYDKGDFFKAGTLLEDLIPLLKGRPEAEKAQFYFANTNYRQRNYVLSAYYFRSFADTYPNSQYAEEANFLHAKSLFRDSPEFELDQTNTYSALESIQDFLNRYPSSQFRPEAENMSQELQKKLENKAFQSAKLYYNIRYYQSAVTAFTSFQQQYPSSSFNEEAAFLKLSAQYDLARESVPEKQRERYLEVLSFYQNFIDNYPQSRNLKAAENMYSTSREEIAKIKPADTAAK, translated from the coding sequence ATGCTCTCTTTTCGCCCTACCTTCTTTGTTCTGCTACTGAGTGCGTTGCTGCTCGGCTCGTGCACTGGCTACCAAAAGCTGCTCAAAAGCGGCGACGTCAACAAGAAGTACGAGGCCGCCGTGCAGTACTACGATAAAGGCGACTTCTTCAAGGCCGGCACCTTGCTCGAAGACCTTATTCCGCTGCTTAAAGGCCGCCCCGAGGCTGAAAAAGCCCAGTTTTACTTCGCCAACACCAACTACCGGCAGCGCAACTACGTGCTGAGCGCCTATTATTTCCGCTCGTTTGCCGACACCTACCCCAACTCGCAGTACGCCGAGGAAGCCAACTTCTTGCACGCCAAGTCGTTGTTTCGCGACTCGCCCGAGTTTGAGCTCGACCAGACCAATACCTACTCGGCCCTGGAGTCAATTCAGGACTTTCTGAACCGCTACCCCAGCAGCCAGTTCCGGCCCGAGGCCGAGAATATGTCGCAGGAGCTGCAGAAGAAGCTGGAAAACAAAGCTTTCCAAAGTGCCAAGCTGTATTACAACATCCGCTACTACCAGTCGGCCGTAACGGCGTTTACCTCGTTTCAGCAGCAGTACCCTTCCTCGTCTTTCAACGAGGAAGCCGCGTTCCTGAAGCTGAGCGCCCAGTACGATTTGGCCCGGGAAAGCGTGCCGGAAAAGCAGCGGGAGCGGTATTTGGAAGTCTTGTCGTTCTACCAGAACTTCATCGACAACTACCCCCAGAGCCGCAACCTGAAGGCGGCCGAAAACATGTACAGCACTTCCCGCGAGGAAATTGCCAAAATCAAACCGGCCGACACCGCCGCCAAATAA
- a CDS encoding DNA-directed RNA polymerase subunit omega: MKTPNNVSASIVTRNMSDFTHETGNVYESIAIISKRANQISVKLKEELNGKLAEFATTVDNLEEVFENREQIEISKHYERLPKPTNLAIEEFLEGKVTFRTLEEEALPVAARPTE; the protein is encoded by the coding sequence ATGAAAACTCCGAACAACGTCTCTGCTTCCATCGTGACCCGCAACATGTCGGATTTCACCCACGAAACCGGCAACGTGTACGAGTCGATTGCCATCATCTCGAAGCGCGCCAACCAGATTTCGGTGAAGCTGAAGGAAGAACTCAACGGCAAGCTGGCCGAGTTTGCCACCACGGTTGACAACCTGGAGGAAGTATTCGAAAACCGCGAGCAAATCGAGATTTCCAAGCACTACGAGCGTCTGCCCAAGCCTACCAACCTCGCTATTGAGGAGTTTCTGGAAGGCAAAGTGACGTTCCGCACGCTGGAAGAAGAAGCGCTGCCCGTAGCTGCTCGCCCCACGGAATAA
- a CDS encoding phosphopantothenoylcysteine decarboxylase domain-containing protein, translating into MRVLITAGPTYEPIDPVRFIGNHSTGKMGYALAEAFAEQGAQVTLISGPTSLPNPASALITTTRVQTAAEMYEAAAAAAPGADVWVFAAAVADYRPREVAQNKIKKDGETLTLELVKNVDIAGTLGKTKRPEQFSVGFALETNDEEAHARGKLQRKNFNLIVLNSLRDPGAGFRHDTNKVTLLDAAGQMTIFELKPKAAVAHDIVQSVLARLPLRNA; encoded by the coding sequence ATGCGCGTTCTAATAACGGCCGGGCCGACCTACGAGCCCATCGACCCGGTGCGGTTTATCGGCAACCACAGCACCGGCAAAATGGGCTACGCTCTGGCCGAGGCCTTTGCCGAACAAGGCGCCCAGGTCACGCTCATCAGCGGCCCTACTAGCCTGCCCAACCCGGCCAGCGCGCTGATAACGACCACGCGGGTGCAGACCGCGGCCGAGATGTACGAAGCCGCCGCCGCCGCTGCGCCCGGGGCCGACGTGTGGGTGTTTGCCGCCGCCGTGGCCGATTACCGGCCGCGCGAAGTGGCCCAGAACAAGATTAAAAAGGACGGCGAGACGCTGACTCTGGAGCTCGTCAAGAACGTGGATATTGCCGGCACGCTGGGGAAAACCAAGCGGCCTGAACAATTTTCCGTGGGTTTTGCGTTGGAGACCAATGATGAGGAAGCCCATGCCCGGGGCAAGTTGCAGCGCAAGAACTTCAATTTGATTGTGCTCAACTCCCTGCGTGACCCGGGGGCCGGTTTCCGTCACGATACCAACAAAGTGACCCTGCTCGATGCCGCGGGCCAAATGACTATCTTTGAGTTGAAGCCCAAGGCCGCCGTGGCCCACGATATTGTCCAGTCCGTTCTTGCCCGCCTTCCCCTTCGCAATGCGTAA